A stretch of Bombina bombina isolate aBomBom1 chromosome 2, aBomBom1.pri, whole genome shotgun sequence DNA encodes these proteins:
- the LOC128646896 gene encoding posterior protein-like, with protein sequence MDIVERYIKKYASATYKTCADDPLTHQFKDVFVQCDQQNNKSKHKFLSKKSEKEKLSNVLSMLLRMKEIAEKKEFEWYTERVQLREQLDKLEQSITVASASVMENECQCDVLSEELDRLTELNSELEERLEECEERCILREQRVSSMEEKEMQREHVVASLKAELLESKSQLLHKEQCILSLKAQGIQDKCNHYSSSLAHVCPLEVNGTDNQTIDLDEQTSSNPDSPLLTLNQIPPILTPQTIGSRQRIEFRHKTPQSLTNLNSVTNPVSLTIQDRTNLCQILGKFDTNASPISLSNKLEAVITQYNLGNKDACALLRAWLPYQLAAQLKAPVGTHRGITADSNTNWGNVAERIKELQRIMCGRDARGANALENSRLKRGDDPVLFCNDYLSLYRATYSCPNMSHDDTDFLYSMANKCTAVDYSIKVALRNANSYQTFINILKDWIQDTKDDKTHRKISEIVKNEGRPKFNGKCYKCGNTGHIMRDCRLQKRYSDNKKNSYRPEHKKPEHNNQKQARREFPDSNPYGPLIKELEKMKTKIATQPEEYEIPLPTNPYRKQ encoded by the coding sequence ATGGATATTGTTGAAAGGTACATTAAGAAGTATGCCTCTGCCACATACAAAACATGTGCAGATGATCCTTTAACTCATCAGTTTAAGGATGTTTTTGTTCAGTGTGATCAGCAAAATAATAAATCCAAGCATAAATTTTTGtctaaaaaatcagaaaaagagaagcTTAGCAATGTTTTATCTATGTTGCTTAGAATGAAAGAGATTGCTGAGAAAAAGGAGTTTGAATGGTACACAGAGAGAGTGCAGCTTAGAGAGCAATTGGATAAACTTGAGCAGTCTATAACTGTTGCATCTGCCTCTGTCATGGAAAATGAATGTCAATGTGATGTGCTGAGTGAGGAACTTGACAGGCTGACTGAATTAAATAGTGAACTGGAAGAAAGACTTGAAGAATGTGAGGAGAGGTGTATATTGAGAGAGCAACGAGTAAGCtctatggaagaaaaggaaatgcagagagaACATGTTGTTGCATCACTTAAGGCAGAACTGTTAGAGTCTAAATCACAGCTTTTACATAAGGAACAATGTATTTTGTCTCTGAAAGCACAGGGGATACAAGATAAATGCAACCATTACAGTAGTAGTCTAGCACATGTGTGTCCTTTAGAAGTAAATGGTACTGACAATCAAACTATAGATTTAGATGAACAGACCTCTAGCAACCCTGACAGTCCTTTGTTAACTTTAAACCAAATTCCCCCTATTCTAACTCCTCAAACAATAGGTAGTAGACAACGAATAGAATTCAGACACAAGACCCCTCAATCACTAACTAATCTGAATAGTGTTACTAACCCTGTGTCCCTCACAATACAAGACCGTACTAATCTGTGCCAAATTTTGGGTAAATTTGATACAAATGCATCACCAATAAGTTTATCTAATAAATTGGAGGCTGTAATCACACAGTACAATTTGGGAAATAAAGATGCATGTGCTTTACTTAGAGCTTGGTTGCCTTACCAGCTAGCCGCACAATTAAAAGCACCAGTGGGCACACACAGAGGTATAACAGCTGATTCAAACACAAACTGGGGAAATGTAGCTGAGAGAATAAAAGAATTGCAGCGCATCATGTGTGGCCGTGATGCTAGAGGTGCTAATGCATTAGAAAATTCTAGGTTAAAGAGAGGTGATGACCCAGTTTTGTTCTGTAATGATTATTTGTCACTATATAGAGCAACTTATAGTTGCCCAAACATGTCTCATGATGACACAGATTTCTTATATTCAATGGCCAATAAATGTACTGCTGTAGATTATTCCATAAAAGTAGCTCTCAGAAATGCTAATTCATACCAGACATTTATAAATATACTTAAAGATTGGATTCAAGATACAAAAGATGACAAAACACACAGGAAAATTTCTGAGATTGTGAAAAATGAGGGTAGACCAAAATTTAATGGCAAATGTTATAAATGTGGGAATACAGGCCATATCATGAGAGATTGTAGATTACAAAAAAGATATAGTGATAACAAAAAAAACTCATACAGGCCAGAACACAAAAAACCAGAACACAATAATCAGAAACAAGCGAGAAGGGAGTTCCCTGATTCAAACCCATATGGTCCATTAATTAAAGAACttgagaaaatgaaaacaaaaattgcAACACAACCTGAGGAGTATGAAATTCCTCTTCCAACCAACCCTTATAGAAAACAATAG